In Lagenorhynchus albirostris chromosome 14, mLagAlb1.1, whole genome shotgun sequence, one DNA window encodes the following:
- the MBD1 gene encoding methyl-CpG-binding domain protein 1 isoform X32, translating to MAEDWLDCPALGPGWKRREVFRKSGATCGRSDTYYQSPTGDRIRSKVELTRYLGPACDLTLFDFKQGILCYPAPKAHSLAIPSRKRKKPSKPAKAQKRQVGPSKSEVRKEAPRDETKADAGTVPASLPAPGCCENCGISFSGDGTRRQRLKTLCKDCRAQRIAFNREQRMFKRVGCGECAACQVTEDCGACSTCLLQLPHDVASGLFCKCERRRCLRIVERSRGCGVCRGCQTREDCGRCRVCLRPPRPGLRRQWRCVQRRCLRGKHGRRRGGCDSKVAPRRRPPRTQPLPALPPSQPPESPELQPYTNRRQNRKCGACAACLRRMDCGHCDFCCDKPKFGGSNQKRQKCRWRQCLQFAMKRLLPSVWAGSEDGAGPPAAYPRRKRPGSARRPRLGQTPKPPLATPMAQPDRAQTPVKQEAGSGFVLPPPGTDLVFLREGASSPVQVPGPAPASTAALLQEAQCPGLSWVVALPQVKQEKADAQEDWTPGTAILTSPVLLPGCPSKAVDPGLPPVKQEPPDPEEDKEEENKDDPTADLAPEEEAGGAGTPVITEIFSLGGTRLRDTAVWLPRAGNREGKMDVKSGRPRRHWRPRARAANHADGPEPMSASHHLQLR from the exons ATGGCTGAGGACTGGCTGGactgcccagccctgggccctggctgGAAGCGCCGTGAGGTCTTTCGCAAGTCAGGTGCCACCTGTGGACGCTCAGACACCTATTACCAGAG ccccacaggaGACAGGATCCGAAGCAAAGTTGAGCTGACCCGATACCTGGGCCCTGCGTGCGATCTCACCCTCTTTGACTTCAAACAAGGCATCCTGTGCTATCCAGCCCCCAAG GCCCATTCCTTGGCCATCCCCAGCAGGAAGCGGAAGAAGCCTTCGAAGCCAGCCAAGGCTCAGAAACGTCAGGTTGGACCTTCGAAGAGCGAAGTCAGGAAGGAGGCCCCAAGGGATGAGACCAAGGCTGATGCTGGCACAGTCCCAGCCTCACTTCCTGCGCCTGG GTGCTGTGAGAACTGTGGAATCAGCTTTTCAGGGGATGGAACCCGACGGCAGCGGCTCAAGACTCTGTGCAAGGACTGCCGAG CACAGAGAATTGCTTTCAACCGGGAGCAGAGGATGTTTAAG CGTGTGGGCTGCGGGGAGTGTGCGGCCTGCCAGGTAACAGAAGACTGTGGGGCCTGCTCCACCTGCCTTCTGCAGTTGCCCCATGATGTGGCCTCGGGGCTGTTCTGCAAGTGTGAGCGAAGACGGTGCCTCCGGATTGTGGAAAGG AGCCGAGGGTGTGGAGTGTGCCGGGGCTGTCAGACCCGAGAGGACTGTGGCCGTTGTCGAGTCTGCCTTCGCCCTCCCCGCCCTGGTCTCAGGCGCCAGTGGAGGTGCGTCCAGCGGCGTTGCCTGCGG GGTAAACACGGCCGCCGCAGGGGAGGCTGCGACTCCAAGGTGGCTCCCCGGCGGCGCCCCCCCCGAACCCAGCCACTGCCTGCACTTCCGCCCTCGCAGCCTCCAGAGTCTCCAGAGCTG CAGCCTTACACGAACCGTCGGCAGAACCGCAAGTGTGGGGCCTGTGCGGCCTGCCTGCGGCGGATGGACTGTGGCCACTGCGACTTCTGCTGTGATAAGCCCAAATTCGGGGGCAGCAACCAGAAGCGCCAGAAGTGTCGTTGGCGCCAGTGCCTGCAGTTTGCTATG AAGCGGCTGCTGCCAAGTGTCTGGGCAGGTTCCGAGGATGGCGCCGGGCCACCCGCAGCTTACCCGCGTCGAAAGAGGCCTGGCTCTGCTCGAAGGCCCCGTCTGGGTCAGACCCCGAAGCCTCCCTTGGCCACGCCCATGGCCCAGCCAGACCGTGCCCAGACTCCAGTGAAGCAGGAAGCAGGCAGTGGCTTTGTGCTGCCCCCGCCTGGCACCGACCTCGTGTTCTTACGGGAGGGTGCAAGCAGTCCCGTGCAGGTGCCTGGCCCAGCTCCAGCCTCCACGGCGGCTCTGttacag GAGGCCCAGTGCCCTGGCCTGAGTTGGGTCGTGGCCTTACCCCAGGTGAAGCAAGAGAAGGCGGATGCCCAGGAAGACTGGACACCGGGCACAGCCATCCTGACTTCTCCTGTATTGCTGCCTGGCTGCCCCAGCAAG GCAGTAGACCCAGGCCTGCCACCTGTGAAGCAAGAGCCACCTGACCCTGAGGAGGACAAGGAGGAGGAGAACAAGGATGACCCCACCGCTGACTTGGCCCCagaggaggaggcaggaggggctggCACGCCCGTG ATCACGGAGATTTTCAGCCTGGGTGGAACCCGCCTCCGGGACACAGCAGTCTGGTTGCCAAG GGCAGGCAATCGGGAAGGGAAGATGGATGTAAAGAGTGGGAGACCGAGGAGACACTGGCGCCCACGAGCACGAGCTGCAAACCACGCGGATGGCCCGGAACCCATGTCAGCCTCTCACCACCTCCAACTTCGATGA
- the MBD1 gene encoding methyl-CpG-binding domain protein 1 isoform X8 produces the protein MAEDWLDCPALGPGWKRREVFRKSGATCGRSDTYYQSPTGDRIRSKVELTRYLGPACDLTLFDFKQGILCYPAPKAHSLAIPSRKRKKPSKPAKAQKRQVGPSKSEVRKEAPRDETKADAGTVPASLPAPGCCENCGISFSGDGTRRQRLKTLCKDCRAQRIAFNREQRMFKRVGCGECAACQVTEDCGACSTCLLQLPHDVASGLFCKCERRRCLRIVERVSRAGGVGPRLTCTPDPHSPGPMRHTSGPPQSRGCGVCRGCQTREDCGRCRVCLRPPRPGLRRQWRCVQRRCLRHLAHRLRRHHQRCQRRPPLAVAPPAGKHGRRRGGCDSKVAPRRRPPRTQPLPALPPSQPPESPELHPRALAPSPPAEFIYYCVDEDELQPYTNRRQNRKCGACAACLRRMDCGHCDFCCDKPKFGGSNQKRQKCRWRQCLQFAMKRLLPSVWAGSEDGAGPPAAYPRRKRPGSARRPRLGQTPKPPLATPMAQPDRAQTPVKQEAGSGFVLPPPGTDLVFLREGASSPVQVPGPAPASTAALLQEAQCPGLSWVVALPQVKQEKADAQEDWTPGTAILTSPVLLPGCPSKAVDPGLPPVKQEPPDPEEDKEEENKDDPTADLAPEEEAGGAGTPVITEIFSLGGTRLRDTAVWLPRAGNREGKMDVKSGRPRRHWRPRARAANHADGPEPMSASHHLQLR, from the exons ATGGCTGAGGACTGGCTGGactgcccagccctgggccctggctgGAAGCGCCGTGAGGTCTTTCGCAAGTCAGGTGCCACCTGTGGACGCTCAGACACCTATTACCAGAG ccccacaggaGACAGGATCCGAAGCAAAGTTGAGCTGACCCGATACCTGGGCCCTGCGTGCGATCTCACCCTCTTTGACTTCAAACAAGGCATCCTGTGCTATCCAGCCCCCAAG GCCCATTCCTTGGCCATCCCCAGCAGGAAGCGGAAGAAGCCTTCGAAGCCAGCCAAGGCTCAGAAACGTCAGGTTGGACCTTCGAAGAGCGAAGTCAGGAAGGAGGCCCCAAGGGATGAGACCAAGGCTGATGCTGGCACAGTCCCAGCCTCACTTCCTGCGCCTGG GTGCTGTGAGAACTGTGGAATCAGCTTTTCAGGGGATGGAACCCGACGGCAGCGGCTCAAGACTCTGTGCAAGGACTGCCGAG CACAGAGAATTGCTTTCAACCGGGAGCAGAGGATGTTTAAG CGTGTGGGCTGCGGGGAGTGTGCGGCCTGCCAGGTAACAGAAGACTGTGGGGCCTGCTCCACCTGCCTTCTGCAGTTGCCCCATGATGTGGCCTCGGGGCTGTTCTGCAAGTGTGAGCGAAGACGGTGCCTCCGGATTGTGGAAAGGGTGAGTCGGGCAGGTGGGGTGGGCCCGAGGCTCACCTGCACTCCTGACCCTCATAGCCCTGGCCCCATGCGTCACACCTCCGGCCCCCCACAGAGCCGAGGGTGTGGAGTGTGCCGGGGCTGTCAGACCCGAGAGGACTGTGGCCGTTGTCGAGTCTGCCTTCGCCCTCCCCGCCCTGGTCTCAGGCGCCAGTGGAGGTGCGTCCAGCGGCGTTGCCTGCGG CACCTTGCACACCGCCTCCGCCGCCACCATCAGCGATGTCAACGACGCCCTCCCCTAGCTGTGGCTCCCCCTGCT GGTAAACACGGCCGCCGCAGGGGAGGCTGCGACTCCAAGGTGGCTCCCCGGCGGCGCCCCCCCCGAACCCAGCCACTGCCTGCACTTCCGCCCTCGCAGCCTCCAGAGTCTCCAGAGCTG CACCCCAGAGCCCTGGCCCCCTCGCCACCTGCTGAATTCATCTATTACTGTGTAGACGAGGACGAGCTA CAGCCTTACACGAACCGTCGGCAGAACCGCAAGTGTGGGGCCTGTGCGGCCTGCCTGCGGCGGATGGACTGTGGCCACTGCGACTTCTGCTGTGATAAGCCCAAATTCGGGGGCAGCAACCAGAAGCGCCAGAAGTGTCGTTGGCGCCAGTGCCTGCAGTTTGCTATG AAGCGGCTGCTGCCAAGTGTCTGGGCAGGTTCCGAGGATGGCGCCGGGCCACCCGCAGCTTACCCGCGTCGAAAGAGGCCTGGCTCTGCTCGAAGGCCCCGTCTGGGTCAGACCCCGAAGCCTCCCTTGGCCACGCCCATGGCCCAGCCAGACCGTGCCCAGACTCCAGTGAAGCAGGAAGCAGGCAGTGGCTTTGTGCTGCCCCCGCCTGGCACCGACCTCGTGTTCTTACGGGAGGGTGCAAGCAGTCCCGTGCAGGTGCCTGGCCCAGCTCCAGCCTCCACGGCGGCTCTGttacag GAGGCCCAGTGCCCTGGCCTGAGTTGGGTCGTGGCCTTACCCCAGGTGAAGCAAGAGAAGGCGGATGCCCAGGAAGACTGGACACCGGGCACAGCCATCCTGACTTCTCCTGTATTGCTGCCTGGCTGCCCCAGCAAG GCAGTAGACCCAGGCCTGCCACCTGTGAAGCAAGAGCCACCTGACCCTGAGGAGGACAAGGAGGAGGAGAACAAGGATGACCCCACCGCTGACTTGGCCCCagaggaggaggcaggaggggctggCACGCCCGTG ATCACGGAGATTTTCAGCCTGGGTGGAACCCGCCTCCGGGACACAGCAGTCTGGTTGCCAAG GGCAGGCAATCGGGAAGGGAAGATGGATGTAAAGAGTGGGAGACCGAGGAGACACTGGCGCCCACGAGCACGAGCTGCAAACCACGCGGATGGCCCGGAACCCATGTCAGCCTCTCACCACCTCCAACTTCGATGA
- the MBD1 gene encoding methyl-CpG-binding domain protein 1 isoform X46 — protein MAEDWLDCPALGPGWKRREVFRKSGATCGRSDTYYQSPTGDRIRSKVELTRYLGPACDLTLFDFKQGILCYPAPKAHSLAIPSRKRKKPSKPAKAQKRQVGPSKSEVRKEAPRDETKADAGTVPASLPAPGCCENCGISFSGDGTRRQRLKTLCKDCRAQRIAFNREQRMFKLPHDVASGLFCKCERRRCLRIVERSRGCGVCRGCQTREDCGRCRVCLRPPRPGLRRQWRCVQRRCLRGKHGRRRGGCDSKVAPRRRPPRTQPLPALPPSQPPESPELHPRALAPSPPAEFIYYCVDEDELQPYTNRRQNRKCGACAACLRRMDCGHCDFCCDKPKFGGSNQKRQKCRWRQCLQFAMKRLLPSVWAGSEDGAGPPAAYPRRKRPGSARRPRLGQTPKPPLATPMAQPDRAQTPVKQEAGSGFVLPPPGTDLVFLREGASSPVQVPGPAPASTAALLQEAQCPGLSWVVALPQVKQEKADAQEDWTPGTAILTSPVLLPGCPSKAVDPGLPPVKQEPPDPEEDKEEENKDDPTADLAPEEEAGGAGTPVITEIFSLGGTRLRDTAVWLPRSKDLKKPGARKQ, from the exons ATGGCTGAGGACTGGCTGGactgcccagccctgggccctggctgGAAGCGCCGTGAGGTCTTTCGCAAGTCAGGTGCCACCTGTGGACGCTCAGACACCTATTACCAGAG ccccacaggaGACAGGATCCGAAGCAAAGTTGAGCTGACCCGATACCTGGGCCCTGCGTGCGATCTCACCCTCTTTGACTTCAAACAAGGCATCCTGTGCTATCCAGCCCCCAAG GCCCATTCCTTGGCCATCCCCAGCAGGAAGCGGAAGAAGCCTTCGAAGCCAGCCAAGGCTCAGAAACGTCAGGTTGGACCTTCGAAGAGCGAAGTCAGGAAGGAGGCCCCAAGGGATGAGACCAAGGCTGATGCTGGCACAGTCCCAGCCTCACTTCCTGCGCCTGG GTGCTGTGAGAACTGTGGAATCAGCTTTTCAGGGGATGGAACCCGACGGCAGCGGCTCAAGACTCTGTGCAAGGACTGCCGAG CACAGAGAATTGCTTTCAACCGGGAGCAGAGGATGTTTAAG TTGCCCCATGATGTGGCCTCGGGGCTGTTCTGCAAGTGTGAGCGAAGACGGTGCCTCCGGATTGTGGAAAGG AGCCGAGGGTGTGGAGTGTGCCGGGGCTGTCAGACCCGAGAGGACTGTGGCCGTTGTCGAGTCTGCCTTCGCCCTCCCCGCCCTGGTCTCAGGCGCCAGTGGAGGTGCGTCCAGCGGCGTTGCCTGCGG GGTAAACACGGCCGCCGCAGGGGAGGCTGCGACTCCAAGGTGGCTCCCCGGCGGCGCCCCCCCCGAACCCAGCCACTGCCTGCACTTCCGCCCTCGCAGCCTCCAGAGTCTCCAGAGCTG CACCCCAGAGCCCTGGCCCCCTCGCCACCTGCTGAATTCATCTATTACTGTGTAGACGAGGACGAGCTA CAGCCTTACACGAACCGTCGGCAGAACCGCAAGTGTGGGGCCTGTGCGGCCTGCCTGCGGCGGATGGACTGTGGCCACTGCGACTTCTGCTGTGATAAGCCCAAATTCGGGGGCAGCAACCAGAAGCGCCAGAAGTGTCGTTGGCGCCAGTGCCTGCAGTTTGCTATG AAGCGGCTGCTGCCAAGTGTCTGGGCAGGTTCCGAGGATGGCGCCGGGCCACCCGCAGCTTACCCGCGTCGAAAGAGGCCTGGCTCTGCTCGAAGGCCCCGTCTGGGTCAGACCCCGAAGCCTCCCTTGGCCACGCCCATGGCCCAGCCAGACCGTGCCCAGACTCCAGTGAAGCAGGAAGCAGGCAGTGGCTTTGTGCTGCCCCCGCCTGGCACCGACCTCGTGTTCTTACGGGAGGGTGCAAGCAGTCCCGTGCAGGTGCCTGGCCCAGCTCCAGCCTCCACGGCGGCTCTGttacag GAGGCCCAGTGCCCTGGCCTGAGTTGGGTCGTGGCCTTACCCCAGGTGAAGCAAGAGAAGGCGGATGCCCAGGAAGACTGGACACCGGGCACAGCCATCCTGACTTCTCCTGTATTGCTGCCTGGCTGCCCCAGCAAG GCAGTAGACCCAGGCCTGCCACCTGTGAAGCAAGAGCCACCTGACCCTGAGGAGGACAAGGAGGAGGAGAACAAGGATGACCCCACCGCTGACTTGGCCCCagaggaggaggcaggaggggctggCACGCCCGTG ATCACGGAGATTTTCAGCCTGGGTGGAACCCGCCTCCGGGACACAGCAGTCTGGTTGCCAAG GTCCAAGGACCTTAAAAAACCTGGAGCTAGAAAGCAGTAG
- the MBD1 gene encoding methyl-CpG-binding domain protein 1 isoform X12, translating to MAEDWLDCPALGPGWKRREVFRKSGATCGRSDTYYQSPTGDRIRSKVELTRYLGPACDLTLFDFKQGILCYPAPKAHSLAIPSRKRKKPSKPAKAQKRQVGPSKSEVRKEAPRDETKADAGTVPASLPAPGCCENCGISFSGDGTRRQRLKTLCKDCRAQRIAFNREQRMFKLPHDVASGLFCKCERRRCLRIVERSRGCGVCRGCQTREDCGRCRVCLRPPRPGLRRQWRCVQRRCLRHLAHRLRRHHQRCQRRPPLAVAPPAGKHGRRRGGCDSKVAPRRRPPRTQPLPALPPSQPPESPELHPRALAPSPPAEFIYYCVDEDELQPYTNRRQNRKCGACAACLRRMDCGHCDFCCDKPKFGGSNQKRQKCRWRQCLQFAMKRLLPSVWAGSEDGAGPPAAYPRRKRPGSARRPRLGQTPKPPLATPMAQPDRAQTPVKQEAGSGFVLPPPGTDLVFLREGASSPVQVPGPAPASTAALLQEAQCPGLSWVVALPQVKQEKADAQEDWTPGTAILTSPVLLPGCPSKAVDPGLPPVKQEPPDPEEDKEEENKDDPTADLAPEEEAGGAGTPVITEIFSLGGTRLRDTAVWLPREPHSTYRPAPSSLGPRTLKNLELESSRLEASADCRTQVCRAGNREGKMDVKSGRPRRHWRPRARAANHADGPEPMSASHHLQLR from the exons ATGGCTGAGGACTGGCTGGactgcccagccctgggccctggctgGAAGCGCCGTGAGGTCTTTCGCAAGTCAGGTGCCACCTGTGGACGCTCAGACACCTATTACCAGAG ccccacaggaGACAGGATCCGAAGCAAAGTTGAGCTGACCCGATACCTGGGCCCTGCGTGCGATCTCACCCTCTTTGACTTCAAACAAGGCATCCTGTGCTATCCAGCCCCCAAG GCCCATTCCTTGGCCATCCCCAGCAGGAAGCGGAAGAAGCCTTCGAAGCCAGCCAAGGCTCAGAAACGTCAGGTTGGACCTTCGAAGAGCGAAGTCAGGAAGGAGGCCCCAAGGGATGAGACCAAGGCTGATGCTGGCACAGTCCCAGCCTCACTTCCTGCGCCTGG GTGCTGTGAGAACTGTGGAATCAGCTTTTCAGGGGATGGAACCCGACGGCAGCGGCTCAAGACTCTGTGCAAGGACTGCCGAG CACAGAGAATTGCTTTCAACCGGGAGCAGAGGATGTTTAAG TTGCCCCATGATGTGGCCTCGGGGCTGTTCTGCAAGTGTGAGCGAAGACGGTGCCTCCGGATTGTGGAAAGG AGCCGAGGGTGTGGAGTGTGCCGGGGCTGTCAGACCCGAGAGGACTGTGGCCGTTGTCGAGTCTGCCTTCGCCCTCCCCGCCCTGGTCTCAGGCGCCAGTGGAGGTGCGTCCAGCGGCGTTGCCTGCGG CACCTTGCACACCGCCTCCGCCGCCACCATCAGCGATGTCAACGACGCCCTCCCCTAGCTGTGGCTCCCCCTGCT GGTAAACACGGCCGCCGCAGGGGAGGCTGCGACTCCAAGGTGGCTCCCCGGCGGCGCCCCCCCCGAACCCAGCCACTGCCTGCACTTCCGCCCTCGCAGCCTCCAGAGTCTCCAGAGCTG CACCCCAGAGCCCTGGCCCCCTCGCCACCTGCTGAATTCATCTATTACTGTGTAGACGAGGACGAGCTA CAGCCTTACACGAACCGTCGGCAGAACCGCAAGTGTGGGGCCTGTGCGGCCTGCCTGCGGCGGATGGACTGTGGCCACTGCGACTTCTGCTGTGATAAGCCCAAATTCGGGGGCAGCAACCAGAAGCGCCAGAAGTGTCGTTGGCGCCAGTGCCTGCAGTTTGCTATG AAGCGGCTGCTGCCAAGTGTCTGGGCAGGTTCCGAGGATGGCGCCGGGCCACCCGCAGCTTACCCGCGTCGAAAGAGGCCTGGCTCTGCTCGAAGGCCCCGTCTGGGTCAGACCCCGAAGCCTCCCTTGGCCACGCCCATGGCCCAGCCAGACCGTGCCCAGACTCCAGTGAAGCAGGAAGCAGGCAGTGGCTTTGTGCTGCCCCCGCCTGGCACCGACCTCGTGTTCTTACGGGAGGGTGCAAGCAGTCCCGTGCAGGTGCCTGGCCCAGCTCCAGCCTCCACGGCGGCTCTGttacag GAGGCCCAGTGCCCTGGCCTGAGTTGGGTCGTGGCCTTACCCCAGGTGAAGCAAGAGAAGGCGGATGCCCAGGAAGACTGGACACCGGGCACAGCCATCCTGACTTCTCCTGTATTGCTGCCTGGCTGCCCCAGCAAG GCAGTAGACCCAGGCCTGCCACCTGTGAAGCAAGAGCCACCTGACCCTGAGGAGGACAAGGAGGAGGAGAACAAGGATGACCCCACCGCTGACTTGGCCCCagaggaggaggcaggaggggctggCACGCCCGTG ATCACGGAGATTTTCAGCCTGGGTGGAACCCGCCTCCGGGACACAGCAGTCTGGTTGCCAAG GGAACCTCATTCAACATACAGACCTGCTCCCTCTTCTCTAGGTCCAAGGACCTTAAAAAACCTGGAGCTAGAAAGCAGTAGACTGGAGGCTTCTGCAGACTGTAGGACTCAAG TCTGCAGGGCAGGCAATCGGGAAGGGAAGATGGATGTAAAGAGTGGGAGACCGAGGAGACACTGGCGCCCACGAGCACGAGCTGCAAACCACGCGGATGGCCCGGAACCCATGTCAGCCTCTCACCACCTCCAACTTCGATGA
- the MBD1 gene encoding methyl-CpG-binding domain protein 1 isoform X33 gives MAEDWLDCPALGPGWKRREVFRKSGATCGRSDTYYQSPTGDRIRSKVELTRYLGPACDLTLFDFKQGILCYPAPKAHSLAIPSRKRKKPSKPAKAQKRQVGPSKSEVRKEAPRDETKADAGTVPASLPAPGCCENCGISFSGDGTRRQRLKTLCKDCRAQRIAFNREQRMFKRVGCGECAACQVTEDCGACSTCLLQLPHDVASGLFCKCERRRCLRIVERSRGCGVCRGCQTREDCGRCRVCLRPPRPGLRRQWRCVQRRCLRHLAHRLRRHHQRCQRRPPLAVAPPAGKHGRRRGGCDSKVAPRRRPPRTQPLPALPPSQPPESPELQPYTNRRQNRKCGACAACLRRMDCGHCDFCCDKPKFGGSNQKRQKCRWRQCLQFAMKRLLPSVWAGSEDGAGPPAAYPRRKRPGSARRPRLGQTPKPPLATPMAQPDRAQTPVKQEAGSGFVLPPPGTDLVFLREGASSPVQVPGPAPASTAALLQAVDPGLPPVKQEPPDPEEDKEEENKDDPTADLAPEEEAGGAGTPVITEIFSLGGTRLRDTAVWLPSLQGRQSGREDGCKEWETEETLAPTSTSCKPRGWPGTHVSLSPPPTSMMWVSCRRSWCPSSQS, from the exons ATGGCTGAGGACTGGCTGGactgcccagccctgggccctggctgGAAGCGCCGTGAGGTCTTTCGCAAGTCAGGTGCCACCTGTGGACGCTCAGACACCTATTACCAGAG ccccacaggaGACAGGATCCGAAGCAAAGTTGAGCTGACCCGATACCTGGGCCCTGCGTGCGATCTCACCCTCTTTGACTTCAAACAAGGCATCCTGTGCTATCCAGCCCCCAAG GCCCATTCCTTGGCCATCCCCAGCAGGAAGCGGAAGAAGCCTTCGAAGCCAGCCAAGGCTCAGAAACGTCAGGTTGGACCTTCGAAGAGCGAAGTCAGGAAGGAGGCCCCAAGGGATGAGACCAAGGCTGATGCTGGCACAGTCCCAGCCTCACTTCCTGCGCCTGG GTGCTGTGAGAACTGTGGAATCAGCTTTTCAGGGGATGGAACCCGACGGCAGCGGCTCAAGACTCTGTGCAAGGACTGCCGAG CACAGAGAATTGCTTTCAACCGGGAGCAGAGGATGTTTAAG CGTGTGGGCTGCGGGGAGTGTGCGGCCTGCCAGGTAACAGAAGACTGTGGGGCCTGCTCCACCTGCCTTCTGCAGTTGCCCCATGATGTGGCCTCGGGGCTGTTCTGCAAGTGTGAGCGAAGACGGTGCCTCCGGATTGTGGAAAGG AGCCGAGGGTGTGGAGTGTGCCGGGGCTGTCAGACCCGAGAGGACTGTGGCCGTTGTCGAGTCTGCCTTCGCCCTCCCCGCCCTGGTCTCAGGCGCCAGTGGAGGTGCGTCCAGCGGCGTTGCCTGCGG CACCTTGCACACCGCCTCCGCCGCCACCATCAGCGATGTCAACGACGCCCTCCCCTAGCTGTGGCTCCCCCTGCT GGTAAACACGGCCGCCGCAGGGGAGGCTGCGACTCCAAGGTGGCTCCCCGGCGGCGCCCCCCCCGAACCCAGCCACTGCCTGCACTTCCGCCCTCGCAGCCTCCAGAGTCTCCAGAGCTG CAGCCTTACACGAACCGTCGGCAGAACCGCAAGTGTGGGGCCTGTGCGGCCTGCCTGCGGCGGATGGACTGTGGCCACTGCGACTTCTGCTGTGATAAGCCCAAATTCGGGGGCAGCAACCAGAAGCGCCAGAAGTGTCGTTGGCGCCAGTGCCTGCAGTTTGCTATG AAGCGGCTGCTGCCAAGTGTCTGGGCAGGTTCCGAGGATGGCGCCGGGCCACCCGCAGCTTACCCGCGTCGAAAGAGGCCTGGCTCTGCTCGAAGGCCCCGTCTGGGTCAGACCCCGAAGCCTCCCTTGGCCACGCCCATGGCCCAGCCAGACCGTGCCCAGACTCCAGTGAAGCAGGAAGCAGGCAGTGGCTTTGTGCTGCCCCCGCCTGGCACCGACCTCGTGTTCTTACGGGAGGGTGCAAGCAGTCCCGTGCAGGTGCCTGGCCCAGCTCCAGCCTCCACGGCGGCTCTGttacag GCAGTAGACCCAGGCCTGCCACCTGTGAAGCAAGAGCCACCTGACCCTGAGGAGGACAAGGAGGAGGAGAACAAGGATGACCCCACCGCTGACTTGGCCCCagaggaggaggcaggaggggctggCACGCCCGTG ATCACGGAGATTTTCAGCCTGGGTGGAACCCGCCTCCGGGACACAGCAGTCTGGTTGCCAAG TCTGCAGGGCAGGCAATCGGGAAGGGAAGATGGATGTAAAGAGTGGGAGACCGAGGAGACACTGGCGCCCACGAGCACGAGCTGCAAACCACGCGGATGGCCCGGAACCCATGTCAGCCTCTCACCACCTCCAACTTCGATGATGTGGGTTTCCTGCAGAAGAAGCTGGTGCCCTTCATCACAGAGTTAA